The stretch of DNA CTCCAGCGGTTGCCGGCCAATGTCTGCATGGTTTTAGCCGCTGCTGGCACCATGAGCCTGAACGACCTGGCCAACCTTGCCGACAAGATCATGGAAATGGCACCACCGCAGATCGCAGCTGTGGCCTCGCACCCCCCTTCTCCGCCTACGGCTACTGGTTCCAGCTCGCCGCAAGCAGTGGACCTTTCTCAGCTCGTGGAACAGATCTCCAACCTGCAGCTGGAGGTTGCAGCCCTCCGCCACTGCAGTCCTTCTCCGTCTCCACGCCGATCCCGCTTCGCGCATCGACGTTCCCCATCTCCAGCTGGAATTTGCTGGTATCATCGCCGTTTCCGCACCAAGGCTCGCAACTGTACACCACCATGCACCTTCCAGGGAAACTCCCGAGCCAGTCACTAGATATGGCGGCTGGTGACTCTGGCACTCGTCCATCCCGCCTCTTCTTTGTTCTTGACAACAATTCCGGACTAAAGTTTCTTGTTGACACCGGCGCTGACGTCAGTGTACttccgtcctctctttttcgttcaccacgcaagccaacgtcccgCACCCTGCAAGCTGTTAATTCCACGCCGATTGCGACGTACGGAGAGCATTCCCTCACTCTCGACTTGGGCCTCCGCCGCTCCTTCGCATGGATTTTCCTTGTGGCTGACTTGCAGTACCCTATTCTGGGAGCAGACTTTCTGAGCCATTTCGGTCTCATGGTTAACATGAAAAAACGTTTGCTCTGGGATGCACAAACCCGGTTTCGCGTCAACGGCATTCCCTGTCGCCATTCAGTGTGCAGCCGCATCGCCCGCTTCAAGGCTGGAAACTGTCCATACTCCGCCATCCTGCAGGAGTTCCCATCCCTCTTGAAGCCATGTAACACCGAGCGGCCCGTGATGCACACAGTGACTCACCACGTTGTCACTACAGGTCCTCCCGTGCATGCCCGTCCTCGTCGCCTGGCCCCTGAGCGCCTCGCCATTGCGAAAAAGGAATTCCAACACATGCTCCAGCTTGGAATCGTCCGGCCTTCTTCCAGCAGTTGGTCATCAGCCTTGCACATGGTACCGAAGAAGACCGGAGATTGGAGGCCGTGCGGCGACTACAGAGCCCTTAATAAGGTTACTGTGCCAGATCGCTATCCCATCCCGCATGTTCACGATTTCGCCTCCAATCTCCACGGCATGACCATGTTCTCCAAGGTCGATTTGGTAAAAGCTTACCATCACATTCCAGTAGAACCCTCCGACGTTTCCAAGACTGCCATCGTTACACCATTCGGCATGTTCGAATATCTCAGGATGCCCTTTGGTCTGCGAAACGCCGCCCAGACCTTCCAACGTTTTATGGATCAAGTGCTGCGCGGCCTTCCCTTTGCGTTTGCCTACATAGATGACATCCTCGTTGCCAGCGGGTCCCCCGAGGAGCACGAAGACCACCTTCGCGCGCTTTTCCAGCGTCTCCAAGAGTTCGGCATTGTTGTGAACGCCGAAAAATGCGAGTTCGGCAAGCCATCGCTGGAGTTCCTCGGGCACCTAATCAGCAGCGACGGCATCCGCCCTCTCGACCACAAAGTTATTGCCATACGCAACTTCCCAACACCAACGTCACTGCGTAAGCTGCGAGAGTTTTTGGGAATGGTGAACTTTTATCGACGATTTATTCCCTGCTGTGCGCGCATTTTGCGACCTCTGACAGACATGCTGCGCGGCACGCCATCTTCAACGCCGTTTTCGTGGACGGAAGAAGCGAACACCGCTTTCCTCGCTGCCAGACAAGCCCTTGCAGACGCTACTGTCCTCGTCTACCCGAAACACGGCGCGCCAACTAACATCATGGTTGACGCCTCTGACCATGCTGTTGGCGGTGTCTTACAGCAGTACATCGACGGGCAGTGGAGACCTTTGTCTTTCTTCTCGCAGAAGCTCTCTCCAGCGCAGTCCCGCTACAGCGCGTTTGGCCGTGAGCTGCTCGCTGCCTATTTAGCCATCCGCCACTTCAGGTATTTCGTCGAAGGAAGAACGTTCTACATCCTGTCAGACCACAAGCCTTTGACTTACGCGTTCCTGTCCAAGGCTGCCGACAGTTACACTCCCCGTGAAGCCCGGCACCTGGCCTTCATAAGTGAGTTCACCGTCGACATTCGCCACGTGAACGGAACCGACAACCCTGTAGCGGATGCTCTGTCCAGGATGCACGTCGATGCTGTCACCTTTCCGAAGTTGACGATAGACTATTCCAAGATCGCCGAGGCGCAGCAGTCAGACGAAGAGCTTCGGAAATTGCGAGATTCTGCCACCACTCTTTCTTTCGAAGAGGTGCCTCTGCCCGGATCGCTCCTCAAGTTAACTTGCGACATCTCCACGGGCAGACCCAGGCCGTTCATTCCGCAGGTTTTCCGTCGCCTTGTCTTTGATAGCGTGCATGCCCTAGCCCACCCTGGTATCCGCGCCACGCAGAAGCTGCTCACCACCCGCTTTCTATGGCCATCGATGAACGCCGACGTTCGGGCATGGACCCGCGCTTGCCTCGTCtgccaacgtgtgaaagtcaacCAGCACAACAAGGCACCTTTAGCAGCATTCCCGCTCCCTGACGCCCGATTTTCCCACGTGCACATCGATCTGGTGGGCCCGCTACCCCCGTCGCATGGTCATTCATACCTGTTAACATGCGTTGACAGATTTACGAGGTGGCCAGAAGCAATTCCCATCGCCGATTCCACCGCCGAGACCGTTGCCGAAGCCTTTTTGCACGGCTGGATAGCCCGTTTTGGTGTGCCTGCTACCCTTACCACAGATCGCGGCCGCAAATTTGAAGCCAGGCTGTTCACCCAGCTCTTGGAGACCCTCGGCACACATCGGATACGAACCACCTCATACCACCCCCAAGCAAACGGGCTCGTTGAGCGTTTTCACCGTCACCTTAAGGCCTCCCTCTCCTGCGCGCGTGAGCGTACCCAGTGGTTCGCCGCTCTTCCTACAGTGCTGCTCGGTATTCGGACGGCCCTCAAGCAAGACATCGGCGCCTCCAGCGCAGAACTCGTCTACGGGACGTCACTACGTTTGCCGTCAGAATTCTTCCATCCTGTGCGCCCCGAAGCAGCCGAGCCATCGTCATTCCTTCACCAACTCCGTTTGACAATGTCCCAGCTCTGCCCTTCCCCAACCCGACGAAACCTTCGTAGCCATCCCTTCATCAGCCCAGAGCTTGAAAGCTGTACACATGTTTTTATTCGCCGGGATGCCGTTCGTAAGCCCCTTCAACCTCATTTCGACGgcccctttcaagttctgcACCGATACGCCAAGTTCTACCGTGTACAGCTTAATGGCCGCGAGGACAACATTTCCATCGATAGGCTGCAGCCCGCTCACCTAGACCCCTAATCTCTGGCGCATTTCACCCAGCTGGAAGTTTCTTCAGACTCTTCGAACGAGCCTGACGCACAGAATGACAATCGAGCCGCCCCCTCAGCCGCATCTCGATCTTTCCCACTGCGCCCAGTTTCAAGCAAGCACGTATCGTGGGATCTGCACAGCACTGTCCAGCCTGCAGCTTCAGCATCATCTTTCTCCAGGGGAGGGAGGATGatgtagcagcactagctgcaccaaCATCGCCTTTGGCCACATGACCCTGTTTGTGCCCTGCCATCTCGCGCTCACGAGACGCGAGCtagttacttcttcttcttctactcgagcgaccggccagaacggtcaataaaatagtttggtccgacttgacgccttttgtctcctggcctcactcaacacgcgacaaaagcaatctgagcattcttccaaatgcttGGCAATTTAAGAGTTAGAAGCTTTATTTTTGTACTTTaaatgaatgctctctcaagcgatcatttaagcaacgttttgtctggccaatatataacagaaaccacaagctagggATGTCCGATAAACGGCGTTTGAACAACAGGGGACAAATTTGCTCCGGTGATTCTTGCAAGTAACTCCAGGTTTGGCGAAAGGCGCGAGGTggtcaagacggaagttgttcttgaaaacgagACTGACTTGAAATTTTTTCGCAACGGCCAACAGGTTGTGAGTCACTTTGTGGAAGTAACGTGTGGTTTTACATTACTTCCACAAAGTGTCTCCTAAGCATCTGAATGTTGCATGTACTTTCAACTATATGCAGGAATTTCGAACCGTGAAATTCTCAAATGGGACATGGAGGCATCGGTTGACGAAACAAAAAATGTTGATTACCAGTGTAGAAGAATCCAGCTTTCGCcattttttctgtgtttccCTTCGCAGTTGCAGGATAAATGTCGAACGATGATTTTCTGCTAGCCAACGACGCGTACCTCTCATGTATGGGCCTGGTGTGGCGCACAGCATACTGCTTCACGCGATTTCCATACGATTCTGGACGTGCGCGGTATGAGTACTTCTTTCCAGAGACGTCTTCTGAACGGTAGACTAGTTCAGGTCTTATCTCATAGGCAGCATCCATCATGACAGTGCCTGTGCCAAAACGAAAGATATACGAGTGCATGATACCCCAGAACTACCGCAAAAAGTTATTTGCATCATCGGCATAACATCGGATCGCCGGATCGGGGTGTTACGTTGCGGACTGAATATCCACGAAGGTATAAACTCGCAGCGTTGATAATTGCTCTACGAAATGCCATAATTCATCACTCGAGGCTTTAGTCGCGAGCCAAATACGACTGAAACAGCTCACACGAGGGTCTCGAGTCCGACACCCATGTTAGGCATATCTCTTTCACAGTCGTCAGGCAACGAACATTCACTTTTTCACTTTACGCTACAGCATCATCGCCAAATGTTTTGGCACAGCTCATGCATTTAATGAGCTGTAAATTATCCCGAACAGATTATTAGATGTTTGCTCATGACAACACTTGCCCTTGGGGAATTTTTATACGATAAATCCTTCGGGGTTAAAGTGCGCGATTTCGCAACCACGTACGGTTCAAACCCCCTCCTCATTGCACATCCACATTCCTcctctcctctcctcctcctcctcacaaTTCTTGTCCTCTGTTAACGGTATTGACGCGTGTTATCGGTGCCTCCCTACATTGAGTTTGCAAGATACTTTCACCCAAGAGCATCGGCCAATCCTGGTAGCATGCGGTTCACGGTGGCGTCACAAGGCGCAAGCGATGGCATGCTCAATGTTTTACAATGATACTCCTTTACGTAGGGGTGAAGGAGCAAGGACGAACAAATGTGCAAGCGTACCATTTTTCAAACAGGGTACTTGTCACGTGAGACGCTTAGCGCATATTATTCTCTTTCGAAACAGTAAAATTGTAGGTAGTTGAGAATCATGGTCTGTGTATGCAGCATTGGTGGTCTACTGTATGCGGTGAAGGCACCTTGGGAAAATGGTAAATGGGTACTAACACACCCAACTCCATGTGCAATCGCACACTGTGCTGCGTCGCCACGTGAACAAAACCGGTATAGGTCCTGTACGTCGTCTATACTTGTTTGCGAAAAAAGAGTTGGCTTGCCGAATGTAAAATTTCGATCGTGCTTTCACAAACATCGTTTcgatgcaaaaaaagaaaacagacgaAGCGAGAGTAAACCGTTTGACTGTCCCTTAGCAGTAGACTATATGTGTTTATATAAAATGGAGTCAGCATGAGTAGTATAGGGGGGACCGCTATAaggacatcctttttctaatccagttctaggaatttctaatccaacacaagccagttcTAATCCCTCTGGTTAGtggccccactttgattgacaggcccctttttggctcgcccattcatgctgattggtttgAGATGACCCCACTTCGATTTACAGGCCCCTTGtttagctccaccccttcacgctgattggttcaaaatgaccccactttgattgacaggcccccttttggctccgcccacttcacgcagattggcccctccaaacctactgattgctgattgatccatccacttcgcgctgattggctcCTTCTAGGACAGCTGATCGGCCAACCCAGTGACCCCGCTACAGCTCTATCTTAGACA from Ornithodoros turicata isolate Travis unplaced genomic scaffold, ASM3712646v1 Chromosome28, whole genome shotgun sequence encodes:
- the LOC135373625 gene encoding baculoviral IAP repeat-containing protein 2-like — its product is MMDAAYEIRPELVYRSEDVSGKKYSYRARPESYGNRVKQYAVRHTRPIHERYASLASRKSSFDIYPATAKGNTEKMAKAGFFYTGAQDRTTCFQCGNSRCNWSDEDDPLFEHARWYRDCPYVILQLGDAAIENIRREHSNTLAEKLIQVT